ACCGGTCAGTTCAAATACATAGGGCTCATCTGGAATATCAGTTACTGGCACATTCTCAGCCAAGAATATGGTTGAGTCACCATAGCTGACCATTAGACTGAACGTATCTGTTGGCAACGCGTCCGCATCTGGTATCACTTCTATTAGGTAATCCCCTATTTTGGGATTCGGAACACCGACAAAGTCCTCAAGATCGCCATCGCCATCAACATCCTCAACTATATATACTGCTCCCGTGATCTCATTTAGTTCTTTGGAGATGGTGAGGCCGTCCGGGTCGGTGACCACGATATCCGCTGGGCTCAACAGGCTGATCGTATAACCTGCTAGATTCAGGACGCATTCCTGATGGCCACCAATCACGTAGGTATCTTCGTCATCGTGTATCTCCTGCGGGTAAACAGAAAACCAGTCTGGCCCATCTTCGATATCTATACCCTGATTCTTATACGCAGCCCACACAAGCTCACTAGAGTACCACGAATCTTCATTAGATTCTTGGCTCTTTCCCACGGGATTAAACAACCACGGTTTGTTCTCCTGCTGAAGGGCAAAGCGGACTGCTTCACTCTTCTGGCTGGCAGTAGCCCCAGCAACGCGGAGTATCTCAACACACGTCTTGGGGTCGCAGTCCCAGTCGGTGATGGGATTGATTTTAACCCCTTCAGCCACTGCCTCGACAACCATATCATCGCCTACGTAAATGCCCGCGTGAGTCCAAAAATGACCCAAACCTTGAGTCAATACAAAGCCAACCACGGTGCCGCTTCTGCATAGCAGAATATCACCTAGTTGGATGTCTTTGCGCCATTCAGATACAGACATAGGTGATGGCCGTTGGGATGGATTCGCCCACAGTGGCGGCATCTGGGATAATGCAGCCTCGACAAGAGACAACGCTTGCAGATTTTCCATAGAGCAATCATGGCGCTCAGAAGGGTCAGCCGCCCATGCGTCAGGACATGTCAAAAGGAGGCTTTTCCAAGCATGCGGAGTAAAAGACTGATCTGAGAGAACAACATCATCCCATGTGTTTCCAATCTGGACAAAATCAACGCGTTTTGTGCCATACTCCATCCTTTCCTTTACACACTCATTTACGAGATCCTCAGCGGCGCTGCCTCCAAAAAGTGACGCAAATAGTGAACGTAAAACATCTGTTCCCGCAATTGGACTATCAAACGTAAACACGGTTCTCACAGCAGATAATACGTCCGATTCTGCGTATGACGCCCAGTAGGCCGTGACTGCACCGCCAAGGCTATGTGCAACTATGACGATTTCTGGAGTTGACTCTCCACCCCATGTGTTGATAAGATCACGGATCTGTTCGTCGAGAGCGTTGGCAGAATCCTTTAGGTGCTGCTTCGTGTCATCGTCGGTATATTCTGCATCCCCACCATCGTAGCCACCGGAACTCTTATAGCAGAAATACGCGGGATAGTACGACTCGAATTCACTTTGGAGTTCTGAGGGGAACGTGTCAGTTACCCGTTCCTCTGCAGTCCACTCCCCTGACAAAAGAATGATACCTGGCATATACAGTACATATCCTACCTTTGGTGATGGGCTAGGCGATGGCGATGGGCTAGGCGAAGACGTCAGTAAGTTCCAGCTCCCCACGTCGCACTGGCCATAGCCGTTGTCTCCCACGGCGACCACGGTGCCGTCGGACCTGAGCCCCACCGTGTGCGTGTCACTTGCGGCCACCATGGCACTGCCAACATCTGCTCTGGCTTCCCTATTACTAAACACACTATGAAGAGCGGGTA
Above is a window of Dehalococcoidia bacterium DNA encoding:
- a CDS encoding YiiX/YebB-like N1pC/P60 family cysteine hydrolase, yielding MPGIILLSGEWTAEERVTDTFPSELQSEFESYYPAYFCYKSSGGYDGGDAEYTDDDTKQHLKDSANALDEQIRDLINTWGGESTPEIVIVAHSLGGAVTAYWASYAESDVLSAVRTVFTFDSPIAGTDVLRSLFASLFGGSAAEDLVNECVKERMEYGTKRVDFVQIGNTWDDVVLSDQSFTPHAWKSLLLTCPDAWAADPSERHDCSMENLQALSLVEAALSQMPPLWANPSQRPSPMSVSEWRKDIQLGDILLCRSGTVVGFVLTQGLGHFWTHAGIYVGDDMVVEAVAEGVKINPITDWDCDPKTCVEILRVAGATASQKSEAVRFALQQENKPWLFNPVGKSQESNEDSWYSSELVWAAYKNQGIDIEDGPDWFSVYPQEIHDDEDTYVIGGHQECVLNLAGYTISLLSPADIVVTDPDGLTISKELNEITGAVYIVEDVDGDGDLEDFVGVPNPKIGDYLIEVIPDADALPTDTFSLMVSYGDSTIFLAENVPVTDIPDEPYVFELTGDGSESTLPVWLWPVVGVIGVVLVLLVAIIYLRVIRKPKVQVVKKPGNHR